In a single window of the Corvus hawaiiensis isolate bCorHaw1 chromosome 19, bCorHaw1.pri.cur, whole genome shotgun sequence genome:
- the GALK1 gene encoding galactokinase yields MAEPLDPGSFPLLAAARRAHEAAFGGAAVLAAWAPGRVNLIGEHTDYNGGFVLPMALQLGTVLVGSPTQDGTISIVTTSAEADEPLRVQFPAPRPGSSLSPGLPRWANYVKGVIQHYRAGPVPGFSAVIASDIPLGGGLSSSAALEVATYTFLQQLCPDDGDLVAKALACQKAEHTFAGMPCGIMDQFISVMGREGHALLIDCRSLETVLVPLSDASLAVLITNSNVRHTLTGSEYPTRRRQCEQAAAALGKASLRDATLAELEEARSRLGDEVFRRARHVIGEIARTAQAAQALQHRDYSMFGRLMVESHNSLRDDYEVSCPELDELVAAALEVDGVYGSRMTGGGFGGCTVTLLEAGAAERAQQHIQEKYSGTATFYLTKPSGGAKALPL; encoded by the exons ATGGCGGAGCCGCTGGATCCCGGTTCGTTCCCGCTGCTGGCGGCCGCTCGCCGGGCGCACGAAGCGGCTTTCGGGGGTGCGGCGGTGCTGGCGGCGTGGGCCCCTGGCCGGGTCAACCTCATCGGAGAGCACACCGACTACAACGGCGGCTTCGTGCTGCCCATG gccctgcagctGGGGACGGTGCTGGTGGGATCCCCCACGCAGGACGGGACCATCTCCATCGTCACCACCTCGGCGGAGGCGGACGAGCCCCTCAGGGTGCAGTTCCCGGCTCCCCGTCCCGGCAGCTCCCTGAGCCCGGGGCTGCCTCGCTGGGCCAACTATGTCAAGGGAGTCATCCAGCACTACCGGG CTGGTCCCGTGCCGGGCTTCAGCGCCGTCATAGCCAGTGACATCCCCCTGGGCGGGGGTCTCTCCAGCTCGGCCGCTCTGGAAGTGGCTACGTACaccttcctccagcagctctgccctg ATGACGGGGATTTGGTAGCCAAGGCGCTGGCGTGCCAGAAAGCAGAGCACACGTTTGCTGGGATGCCCTGCGGGATCATGGACCAGTTCATATCCGTGATGGGCAGGGAAGGCCACGCGCTGCTCATCGACTGCAG GTCCCTGGAGACCGTCCTTGTGCCGCTGAGCGATGCCAGCCTGGCCGTGCTCATCACCAACTCCAACGTGCGGCACACGCTGACGGGCAGCGAGTACCCCACGCGCCGGCGGCAGTGCGAGCAGGCAGCAGCGGCTCTTGGCAAGGCCAGCCTGAGGGATGCCACCCTGGCCGAGCTGGAAG AGGCCAGGAGCCGGCTGGGGGACGAGGTGTTCCGGCGGGCCAGGCACGTCATCGGTGAGATAGCACggacagcacaggcagcacaggcactgcagcacaGGGACTACAGCATGTTCGGGAGGCTGATGGTGGAGAGCCACAACTCCCTCAG GGATGACTATGAGGTGAGCTGCCCGGAGCTGGACgagctggtggcagcagccctggaaGTCGATGGGGTTTATGGCAGCAGGATGACTGGGGGAGGCTTCGGAGGCTGCACGGTGACACTGCTggaagctggggctgcagagagAGCCCAGCAGCACATCCAG gagaaataCAGTGGCACAGCCACCTTCTACCTCACCAAGCCCTCGGGAGGGGCAAAGGCTCTGCCCCTGTAG
- the LOC125335605 gene encoding uncharacterized protein LOC125335605 gives MARKEPLLSALKGGVLRLREGSGPCTDTSPHLVSLCQLLESILRKGLRQPAWGFRRRDYWHWLEQLPTGTSGRPTPLSISIRRAGGCERTRTAQGRGRYFLRLALQGKVLAVAVRQLAQTPRLLEFYDPGSSILGSEDLREPFLSLLLVLTEIDFSLDVQNCSFLDESWLLPVCCTYETVPCRALGMVLRYVDGRVFVTKVLPDSQAEVEEVVLAGDILDEINGCSLRYACPGQAGAMLQRLKGQPLSFRLLRWRWHDGAVFEPLLPYLKALKEKEPHFQLQHSPRHRGEGEPWQLQGGRLLYNLRYLGQTSVGTFGGKEVLEGAIPAVLERDLAALEVLFDVKEAEVLVQEKASSKLLCRHPYPSISCVGRCTWSPRIFAFCVVSSPESPDGSTFDCLVFASSSEQECEEIIGRIAAGFKHTEWFV, from the exons ATGGCCAGGAAGGAGCCGCTGCTGAGCGCCCTTAAAG GAGGGGTGCTGCGGCTGCGGGAGGGCAGCGGGCCCTGCACGGACACCTCGCCGCACCTCGTgtccctctgccagctgctggagagcaTCCTGCGCAAGGGGCTCCGAC AACCGGCCTGGGGCTTCCGGAGACGGGACTACTGGCACTGGCTGGAGCAGCTTCCCACGGGGACCAGCGGCCG GCCGACCCCTCTCTCCATCAGCATCCGGAGAGCCGGGGGCTGCGAGCGGACGCGGACGGCGCAGGGCCGGGGGCGGTACTTTCTGCGCTTGGCCCTGCAAGGGAAGGTGCTGGCGGTGGCCGTGAGGCAGCTGGCACAGACCCCCCGACTCCTGGAG ttttatGATCCTGGGAGCTCCATCCTCGGCAGTGAAGATCTCCGGG agcccttcctctcgctgctgctggtgctgacaGAGATAGATTTCTCCCTGGACGTGCAG AACTGCAGCTTCTTGGACGAGAGCTGGCTGCTGCCG GTGTGCTGTACTTACGAGACAGTCCCGTGCCGAGCACTGGGGATGGTGCTCAG GTACGTGGACGGTCGAGTCTTTGTCACCAAGGTGCTCCCCGACAGCCAGGCGGAGGTGGAGGAGGTGGTGCTGGCCGGTGACATCCTCGACGAGATCAACGGCTGCTCACTGAGATACGCCTGCCCCGGGCAG gcTGGGGCCATGCTGCAGAGGCTGAAGGGACAGCCGCTCTCCTTCCGCCTGCTCCGGTGGCGGTGGCACGACGGGGCCGTCTTTGAGCCACTGCTGCCCTACCTGAAGGCCCTGAAGGAGAAGGAGCCCCActtccagctccagcacagcccccggCACCGGGGTGAGGGGGAGCcgtggcagctgcaggggggCAG GCTGCTCTACAATCTGCGGTACCTGGGCCAGACCAGCGTTGGGACG TTTGGTGGCAAAGAGGTGCTGGAGGGGGCCATCCCTGCCgtgctggagagggacttggcaGCGCTG GAGGTTTTATTTGATGTGAAGGAGGCAGAAGTCCTTGTGCAGGAGAAGGCTTCTTCCAAG ctcctgtGCCGCCATCCCTACCCCTCCATCTCCTGCGTGGGACGCTGCACGTGGAGCCCCAGGATCTTCGCTTTCTGTGTGGT CTCTTCCCCCGAGAGCCCTGACGGGAGCACGTTCGACTGCCTGGTGTTTGCATCCAGTTCTGAGCAAGAATGCGAGGAAATCATCGGGAGAATCG ctgcaggattTAAGCACACGGAGTGGTTTGTCTGA
- the LOC125335606 gene encoding histone H3.3A: MARTKQTARKSTGGKAPRKQLATKAARKSAPSTGGVKKPHRYRPGTVALREIRRYQKSTELLIRKLPFQRLVREIAQDFKTDLRFQSAAIGALQEASEAYLVGLFEDTNLCAIHAKRVTIMPKDIQLARRIRGERA; the protein is encoded by the exons atggcCCGTACAAAGCAGACCGCCCGCAAGTCCACTGGGGGGAAGGCGCCGCGCAAGCAGCTGGCCACGAAGGCGGCCCGGAAAAGCGCCCCCTCTACCGGCGGCGTCAAGAAGCCTCACCGCTACAG GCCGGGAACCGTCGCGCTCCGTGAGATCCGTCGTTATCAGAAATCCACGGAGCTGCTGATCCGCAAGCTGCCCTTCCAGCGGCTGGTCAGGGAAATCGCCCAAGATTTCAAAACAGATTTGAGGTTCCAGAGTGCAGCCATCGGTGCGCTGCAG GAGGCCAGCGAGGCATATCTGGTGGGTCTGTTTGAAGACACAAACCTGTGTGCCATCCATGCCAAGAGAGTCACCATCATGCCCAAAGATATCCAGTTGGCTCGCAGGATACGGGGAGAGAGGGCTTAA